GTGATGGCACCCAGCTGTTTAATTACAGTTTTGGTGGCTTAATCGGCAGCTCGCCAGCCATTGCTGACATTGATGATGACGGCAGAGCAGAGATTGTGGTGAAACGGGCAGGCTCGCCGTACAGTATCATGGCTACGTTAGGCAGCAACAACCATCAGCCATACCTTGAACCCATGAAACCGGTTATTGCGATAGCAGGTCAAGCAGCAAGCTTACAAGCAAACGCTTCAGATCCTGATAATGATACCCTAACGTTGTATTACAGCGCACCGTTTAATGAGACCGGACAATGGCTGCCAACGAACAACGATACCGGTGATTATACCATTCTGGTAGAAGCATCTGACGGTAATTTATCCCATCACCAGTATGTACCTATCAAAGTCCTGCCTGAAGGTACACAAGTAATTAATGTCTTTGCTGATGGCTCATTCAACAAAACTCTCGTGTTTACCGAGCCTGGGCAAGTGCAGAGAGTTACCATCAAGATACCTAAGAAAGCACAGCTTATCTATGGAACCATGAAGATAGAAGG
The DNA window shown above is from Candidatus Woesearchaeota archaeon and carries:
- a CDS encoding VCBS repeat-containing protein, encoding SPNIAPVIADIDGNGDNEIIIPENNKSILHVINGDGTQLFNYSFGGLIGSSPAIADIDDDGRAEIVVKRAGSPYSIMATLGSNNHQPYLEPMKPVIAIAGQAASLQANASDPDNDTLTLYYSAPFNETGQWLPTNNDTGDYTILVEASDGNLSHHQYVPIKVLPEGTQVINVFADGSFNKTLVFTEPGQVQRVTIKIPKKAQLIYGTMKIEGKPVE